In Natronomonas halophila, one DNA window encodes the following:
- a CDS encoding TrkH family potassium uptake protein, whose amino-acid sequence MIKLRVDWRASLDLTGRVLTYLAAPLCFPLAVALYYGESSVPFLAAIAVTLVAGTALRKLPGDPGNLGPREAFLAVSLIWLLVAAVGAIPFYVSGTGILAHPVDAMFESMSGLTTTGATVLRDFSLHSKSILMWRQVLQWLGGLGILVLVTAVLSELGVGGAQLMETETQTKNVNKLTPRISQTAQLLWGLYGALTLLAIGVYYGLHLVGLAPNMGLYNAVAHALTSVSTAGFSPEPDSIGAFRPVIQWAVIPFMLVGSTSFVLLYFAINGDPMRLLRNEEFHFYLGVVGVGTALVVAGILFDPTIEYGAEGTLRHALFNVASIVTTTGYASTDFDLWSPAAKHVLFLCMFIGGMTGSTTCSIKSLRWLVAVKSLKRVLFTSIHPEAVRPVRVSGNSVDEETIRDIFAYLLLSLIIFFLLTVIIVVDGARAGTVTEFEAMGGAASTFLNIGPAFGDAGPYGTYASYPRSTRFVMIVLMWIGRIEIIPVLVLFTKSFWTS is encoded by the coding sequence ATGATAAAACTCCGCGTCGACTGGCGGGCCAGCCTCGACCTCACGGGGCGCGTCCTCACCTATCTGGCCGCGCCGCTGTGTTTCCCGCTTGCCGTCGCGCTTTATTATGGTGAGTCGTCGGTTCCCTTCCTCGCCGCCATCGCCGTGACGCTGGTTGCCGGGACCGCACTGCGGAAACTGCCGGGCGACCCCGGAAACCTCGGGCCGCGGGAGGCGTTTCTGGCCGTCTCGCTTATCTGGTTGCTCGTGGCTGCCGTCGGCGCGATACCCTTCTACGTCTCGGGGACGGGTATCCTCGCCCATCCGGTCGACGCCATGTTCGAGTCGATGAGCGGGCTGACGACGACGGGGGCGACCGTCCTCCGGGATTTCTCGCTCCATTCGAAGTCGATTCTGATGTGGCGGCAGGTCCTCCAGTGGTTGGGCGGCCTCGGTATCCTCGTTCTCGTGACGGCGGTGCTGTCGGAACTCGGCGTCGGTGGCGCCCAACTGATGGAGACCGAAACCCAGACCAAGAACGTCAACAAGCTTACCCCGCGTATCTCACAGACGGCACAGCTGTTGTGGGGTCTCTACGGCGCGCTGACGCTGCTTGCCATCGGCGTCTACTACGGCTTGCATCTCGTGGGACTGGCGCCGAACATGGGCCTCTACAACGCCGTCGCCCACGCCCTCACCTCGGTATCGACTGCTGGCTTCTCGCCGGAACCGGACAGTATCGGGGCCTTCAGGCCGGTCATCCAGTGGGCGGTCATCCCGTTCATGCTCGTCGGGTCGACGAGTTTCGTCCTGCTGTATTTCGCCATCAACGGCGACCCGATGCGCCTGCTCCGCAACGAGGAGTTCCACTTCTATCTGGGCGTCGTCGGGGTCGGGACGGCGCTGGTCGTCGCGGGCATCCTGTTCGACCCCACCATCGAGTACGGCGCCGAGGGAACGCTTCGACACGCCCTGTTCAACGTCGCCTCCATCGTGACGACGACGGGCTATGCGAGCACCGATTTCGACCTCTGGTCGCCCGCCGCCAAACACGTCCTCTTCCTCTGTATGTTCATCGGCGGGATGACGGGGTCGACGACGTGTTCTATCAAATCGCTCCGATGGTTGGTCGCGGTCAAATCGCTGAAGCGCGTGCTGTTCACCAGCATCCATCCCGAGGCGGTGCGCCCGGTTCGCGTCAGTGGGAACTCCGTCGATGAGGAGACGATTCGCGACATCTTCGCCTACCTGCTTTTGAGCCTCATCATCTTCTTCCTCCTGACGGTCATCATCGTCGTCGACGGCGCCCGTGCGGGGACAGTCACGGAGTTCGAGGCGATGGGCGGCGCGGCCTCGACGTTCCTCAACATCGGGCCGGCCTTCGGCGACGCCGGCCCCTACGGCACCTACGCCAGTTATCCGCGGTCGACCCGGTTCGTGATGATCGTGCTGATGTGGATTGGCCGCATCGAAATCATCCCCGTCCTGGTGTTGTTCACGAAATCGTTCTGGACGTCCTGA
- a CDS encoding 50S ribosomal protein L30 produces MKAVVQLRGEVNQSEKVADTLSMLNLHRVNHATLVPDTDTYHGMVTKVNDWVAHGEPSQETVERLIELRGEPAEGEADIDDEWVSENTDYEDVAALAEALLDEETKLQEQGLSPTLRLHPPRGGHEGVKHPTKEGGQLGPHSTEEIDALLEAMR; encoded by the coding sequence ATGAAAGCAGTCGTTCAGCTCCGCGGTGAAGTCAACCAAAGCGAGAAGGTCGCGGACACCCTCTCGATGCTGAACCTCCACCGTGTCAACCACGCGACGCTCGTCCCCGATACGGACACCTACCACGGCATGGTGACGAAGGTCAACGACTGGGTGGCTCACGGCGAGCCCTCCCAGGAGACCGTCGAGCGGCTCATCGAACTCCGCGGCGAACCCGCGGAGGGCGAGGCCGACATCGACGACGAGTGGGTTTCGGAGAACACCGACTACGAGGACGTCGCCGCGCTCGCGGAAGCGCTCCTCGACGAGGAGACGAAGCTCCAAGAGCAGGGTCTCTCACCGACGCTCCGTCTGCACCCGCCCCGCGGCGGCCACGAGGGCGTCAAACACCCGACCAAGGAGGGCGGCCAGCTCGGCCCCCACTCCACCGAGGAAATCGACGCACTCCTGGAGGCGATGCGATAA
- a CDS encoding uL15m family ribosomal protein, translated as MTSKKGRQRGSRTHGGGSHKNRRGAGHRGGRGRAGRDKHEQHNYEPLGKSGFKRPQKTRRDVETINIRELDEDIAVLAADDVAEESGDGYTVDARDVVENGHDADVVKVLGGGQVYNSLEVVADAFSEDAAEALEDAGGEAVLSERGEELAEEAEKDTSEEDNEEA; from the coding sequence ATGACTTCCAAGAAAGGACGACAGCGCGGTTCCCGAACCCACGGCGGCGGTTCCCACAAGAACCGTCGTGGCGCCGGCCACCGTGGCGGGCGCGGCCGTGCGGGCCGTGACAAGCACGAACAGCACAACTACGAACCGCTCGGCAAATCCGGTTTCAAGCGTCCCCAGAAGACGCGACGGGACGTCGAGACCATCAACATCCGCGAACTCGACGAGGACATCGCGGTTCTCGCCGCCGACGACGTCGCCGAGGAGTCCGGCGACGGCTACACCGTCGACGCCCGAGACGTCGTCGAGAACGGCCACGACGCCGACGTCGTGAAGGTGCTCGGTGGCGGTCAGGTCTACAACAGCCTGGAAGTCGTCGCCGACGCCTTCTCCGAGGACGCCGCCGAGGCCCTCGAAGACGCCGGCGGCGAGGCCGTCCTCTCCGAGCGCGGTGAGGAACTCGCCGAGGAAGCCGAAAAAGACACATCCGAAGAGGATAACGAGGAAGCGTAA
- a CDS encoding 30S ribosomal protein S5 — protein MSNGWEPRTRLGRKVAEGEISSMRDALQSGLPLKEPEIVDQLLPGLEDEVLDINMVQRMTDSGRRVKFRCVVAVGNRDGFVGYAQGRDDQVGGAIQKAINVAKLNIVDVSRGCGSWECGCGRPHTVALRTEGKAGSVEVELQPAPRGLGLAGGETSRKVLELAGIEDIWTRSSGNTRTTVNFAKATFNALRATAEARIPERTLEKREVIE, from the coding sequence ATGAGTAACGGATGGGAGCCGCGTACGCGGCTCGGACGAAAAGTAGCAGAGGGTGAGATCTCCTCGATGCGGGACGCCCTGCAGTCGGGCCTCCCGCTGAAGGAACCGGAAATCGTCGACCAGCTCCTCCCGGGGCTGGAAGACGAGGTCCTGGACATCAACATGGTCCAGCGGATGACCGACTCCGGCCGCCGCGTGAAGTTCCGGTGTGTCGTCGCGGTCGGTAACCGCGACGGCTTCGTCGGCTACGCGCAGGGGCGGGACGACCAGGTCGGCGGTGCGATTCAGAAGGCCATCAACGTGGCCAAGCTGAACATCGTCGACGTCTCCCGCGGCTGTGGGTCCTGGGAGTGTGGCTGTGGCCGTCCGCACACGGTCGCGCTGCGCACCGAGGGCAAGGCCGGTTCCGTCGAGGTAGAGCTCCAACCCGCCCCGCGAGGCCTCGGTCTCGCGGGCGGTGAAACGTCCCGGAAGGTCCTCGAACTCGCAGGTATCGAGGACATCTGGACGCGCTCCAGCGGGAACACCCGCACCACGGTCAACTTCGCGAAGGCGACGTTCAACGCCCTGCGCGCGACGGCCGAGGCGCGGATTCCCGAGCGCACGCTCGAAAAGCGTGAGGTGATCGAATGA
- the secY gene encoding preprotein translocase subunit SecY, whose protein sequence is MSWKEAAEPILTRLPAVKRPTGHVPFKRKLGWTAGILVLYFFLTNVGIYGLGQNSDIFGQFRTILAGSQGSILQVGIGPIVTASIVLQLLGGADLLGLDTEENPRDQALYQGLQKLLVIIMTALTALPMVFAGFLQPSPQIASSLGISSTALGWIMFAQIFVGGMLILYMDEVVSKWGVGSGIGLFIIAGISQRLIGGFIAWQGIDAGYVGFFPRWWGILTGEVQMGSPLTQSGLVDLFIGPGELLALITTVLIFVVVVYAESVRVEIPLSHARVKGARGRFPVKLIYASVLPMILVRALQANIQFLGRILNAQWTGMPLWLGDYTSPEGGGFAEPTGGLFYYIAPIYSPEDWMWWLGQTSAEPWQIMIRVGVDLTFMLVGGAVFAIFWVETTGMGPRATAKQIQNSGMQIPGFRQSPGVTEKVLERYIPQVTVIGGALVGLLAVMANMLGTIGQVTGTGLLLTVSITYKLYEEIAEEQMMEMHPMMRQMFGNE, encoded by the coding sequence ATGAGCTGGAAGGAGGCCGCCGAACCGATACTCACGCGCTTGCCCGCCGTCAAGCGCCCGACGGGTCACGTCCCGTTCAAGCGCAAGCTCGGCTGGACAGCGGGCATTCTGGTGCTGTATTTCTTCCTGACGAACGTCGGGATTTACGGGCTCGGACAGAACTCCGACATCTTCGGGCAGTTCCGAACGATCCTCGCCGGGTCACAGGGCTCGATACTGCAGGTCGGTATCGGTCCCATCGTCACGGCGTCCATCGTGCTGCAACTGCTCGGCGGTGCGGACCTGCTCGGGTTAGACACCGAGGAGAACCCGCGGGACCAGGCGCTATACCAGGGCCTCCAGAAGCTGCTCGTCATCATCATGACGGCGCTGACGGCCCTGCCGATGGTGTTCGCCGGCTTCCTTCAGCCGAGCCCACAGATCGCCAGTTCGCTCGGCATCTCGTCGACGGCGCTGGGCTGGATCATGTTCGCCCAGATCTTCGTCGGCGGGATGCTCATCCTGTACATGGACGAGGTCGTCTCGAAATGGGGCGTCGGCTCCGGTATCGGCCTGTTCATTATCGCAGGTATCAGCCAGCGGCTCATCGGTGGGTTCATCGCCTGGCAGGGAATCGATGCCGGCTACGTCGGCTTCTTCCCCCGCTGGTGGGGTATCCTCACCGGCGAGGTCCAAATGGGCTCGCCGCTGACGCAGTCCGGTCTGGTCGACCTCTTCATCGGCCCCGGTGAACTGCTGGCGCTGATTACGACGGTACTCATCTTCGTCGTGGTCGTCTACGCCGAATCCGTCCGGGTCGAGATTCCCCTCAGCCACGCCCGCGTGAAGGGCGCCCGGGGACGGTTCCCGGTGAAACTCATCTACGCCAGCGTCCTGCCGATGATCCTCGTCCGGGCGCTGCAGGCTAACATTCAGTTCCTGGGCCGCATCCTCAACGCCCAGTGGACCGGCATGCCGCTGTGGCTCGGTGACTACACCAGCCCCGAAGGCGGTGGGTTCGCGGAACCGACCGGTGGGCTGTTCTACTACATCGCGCCCATCTACTCGCCGGAAGACTGGATGTGGTGGCTCGGCCAGACATCCGCGGAGCCGTGGCAGATCATGATCCGGGTCGGCGTCGACCTGACGTTCATGCTGGTCGGCGGCGCGGTGTTCGCCATCTTCTGGGTCGAAACGACGGGCATGGGCCCGCGTGCGACCGCCAAGCAGATCCAGAACTCCGGGATGCAGATCCCCGGCTTCCGGCAGTCGCCCGGCGTCACCGAGAAGGTGCTCGAACGCTACATCCCGCAGGTCACCGTCATCGGCGGTGCGCTGGTCGGGCTGCTCGCCGTCATGGCGAACATGCTCGGTACTATCGGGCAGGTCACCGGGACCGGCCTCCTGCTGACCGTCTCCATCACCTACAAGCTCTACGAGGAGATTGCCGAAGAGCAGATGATGGAGATGCACCCGATGATGCGGCAGATGTTCGGCAACGAGTAA
- the trkA gene encoding Trk system potassium transporter TrkA codes for MHVVVIGAGEVGTSIADSLDESHDVVVIDIDADRAEQLKYELDVMTLAGDGTSLSTLRQAGVEDTDMVIASTDDDRTNLVACETAKTLANPFTIARTKSVEYLRTWEMTEEAFGVDFMVCSDLLSAENIVRVVGLPAAVDVDPFAGGKVQMAEFQIMEDSPVAGQTVAEADRFESLTFAGLFRDGEMILPRGSTKIQAGDRAVVIGSPASVQEFASDLAPKTTPGEADEIVIIGGSEIGYHTARLLEERGLKPRLIEQDHDRARYLAEELPNTLVMEHDATDTEFLAREHVDEADIVVAALDSDEKNLLVSVLAKRLGTDRVVAIVDSASYVPLFEEIGIDVAINPRQVTAEEITRFTHEGVAENVSVLENDQAEVLEFELSDGCALVGRPIQEAVADLEGDIVIGAITRNGENIIPRGDTVLEPGDHIVVFVETSFVDELTSRV; via the coding sequence ATGCACGTCGTTGTTATCGGGGCGGGCGAGGTCGGAACGTCCATCGCGGACAGCCTCGACGAATCCCACGATGTCGTCGTCATCGACATCGACGCGGACCGCGCCGAGCAACTCAAGTACGAACTCGACGTGATGACCCTCGCGGGCGACGGCACGTCGCTGTCGACGCTCCGACAGGCCGGCGTCGAGGATACGGATATGGTCATCGCGAGCACGGACGACGACCGGACGAATCTGGTCGCCTGCGAGACGGCCAAGACGCTGGCGAACCCGTTCACCATCGCCCGAACGAAGAGCGTCGAGTACCTGCGGACGTGGGAGATGACCGAGGAGGCCTTCGGCGTCGATTTCATGGTCTGTTCGGACCTCCTGAGCGCCGAGAACATCGTCCGGGTCGTCGGACTGCCCGCAGCGGTCGACGTCGACCCCTTCGCGGGCGGGAAGGTCCAGATGGCCGAGTTCCAGATCATGGAGGACAGTCCCGTCGCCGGCCAGACCGTCGCGGAGGCCGACCGGTTCGAGTCACTGACGTTCGCGGGCCTGTTCCGCGACGGCGAGATGATACTGCCCCGGGGGTCGACGAAAATTCAGGCGGGCGACCGCGCGGTCGTCATCGGGAGCCCGGCCAGCGTCCAGGAGTTCGCTTCGGACCTCGCGCCCAAAACGACGCCCGGTGAGGCCGACGAAATCGTCATCATCGGCGGATCGGAGATCGGCTATCACACGGCCCGCCTGCTGGAAGAACGCGGCCTCAAGCCGCGTCTCATCGAACAGGACCACGACCGCGCGCGGTATCTCGCCGAGGAGTTGCCGAACACGCTCGTGATGGAACACGACGCGACCGACACCGAATTTCTGGCCCGCGAGCACGTCGACGAGGCCGATATCGTCGTCGCGGCGCTGGATTCCGACGAGAAGAACCTGCTCGTGTCGGTGCTGGCCAAACGGCTCGGCACCGACCGCGTTGTCGCCATCGTCGACAGCGCGTCGTACGTCCCGCTGTTCGAGGAAATCGGTATCGACGTCGCCATCAACCCCCGCCAGGTCACCGCCGAGGAGATCACCCGCTTTACCCACGAGGGGGTCGCCGAGAACGTCTCTGTGCTCGAAAACGACCAGGCGGAGGTTCTGGAGTTCGAACTCTCGGATGGCTGTGCGCTCGTCGGGCGGCCGATACAGGAAGCGGTCGCGGACCTCGAAGGGGACATCGTCATCGGGGCGATTACGCGAAACGGGGAGAACATCATTCCGCGCGGTGATACGGTGCTCGAACCGGGCGACCATATCGTCGTCTTCGTCGAGACGTCGTTCGTCGACGAGTTGACCTCGAGGGTATGA